A DNA window from Ostrea edulis chromosome 5, xbOstEdul1.1, whole genome shotgun sequence contains the following coding sequences:
- the LOC125650863 gene encoding uncharacterized protein LOC125650863 has product MEGASRNLWTDDPHLSHLIADNLLNAVGDPQNQRLRRHILDVLDRLDSVGNQIEVIRSGSCAEGFRIQGSDVDQMYVDKLTKVVSVTPENLGKYLAVVKMVNPPGIPPGYFKLIVLTPCTPLSHIRDATRTMCGEYYLSNEAFLQTFQQSSKGGVRHGPCVLETDDLGTDHDRAFCLEYKEWPKCADEWIIRRRAHGWPSQELVSRIKSNGCHLMAIGSKQLNENYTDCTMSDESEWIQDPLQWRLSFSVAEKTLVYAFNDTQFLTYGIFKLLNQEVFSRDPILKSGLCSYFLKTALYWTIEETPSDYWTPEHLVFCVDICFQRLISWVETGFCPNYFIRENNMFLGKVQEWQLAYISSRLSEIHNEGWRCLLKCHSLSHLKKALERARQEITPHSFPISKPEEDYKILVSSYSKPVSRTRKEDILDCGLFSEILARQPKMPSLDILELELKNSLTLEIKENMDSSDMDIIRLRRYHNLSQLALIYLNISLTKCTTRDRYKYIRKAFCYLNHTRFADISKGNLTLAAAHYCLGRFSAALSYIKEYDERLEAGLGYIYCSSRHGVQTFGNYEENMCGQGFSSMEKASLAVSYDFEIFRMMPLVPIEIALEVVMMKHTESRVVIPPKMYSVFLKILCYSNMSNLKVVEELSLTLRDCLAFSNRINRHLNYIMLAVTATKLGKYEDALRYYCLAHNCKRIHIMKNSGCPEWYSRTSCLFYIAQLLRMLV; this is encoded by the exons ATGGAAG GTGCTAGTAGAAATCTGTGGACAGATGATCCACATCTTTCGCATCTCATTGCTGATAATCTTCTGAATGCTGTTGGTGACCCACAAAATCAGCGACTGAGAAGACACATTTTGGACGTTCTGGATCGTCTGGACTCGGTTGGTAACCAGATTGAAGTCATAAGATCTGGAAGTTGTGCAGAAGGTTTTCGTATACAAGGATCAGACGTTGACCAAATGTATGTCGATAAATTGACTAAAGTTGTAAGTGTTACTCCAGAAAATCTGGGAAAATATCTTGCGGTGGTTAAAATGGTAAACCCTCCAGGTATTCCCCCAGGCTATTTCAAACTTATTGTTCTGACACCTTGTACTCCCCTTTCTCACATTCGAGATGCAACGAGGACGATGTGTGGAGAGTACTATCTATCGAATGAAGCATTCTTACAAACCTTTCAACAATCTTCGAAAGGTGGCGTTCGTCACGGACCCTGTGTATTGGAGACGGACGATCTAGGAACAGATCACGATAGGGCCTTTTGCTTAGAATACAAAGAATGGCCGAAATGCGCAGACGAATGGATCATCAGAAGAAGAGCACATGGATGGCCCTCTCAAGAACTAGTCAGCAGGATAAAGAGCAATGGATGTCATTTAATGGCAATAGGATCAAAGCAACTTAATGAGAACTATACAGACTGTACTATGTCTGATGAATCAGAGTGGATACAAGACCCATTGCAATGGAGATTATCCTTTTCCGTCGCTGAGAAGACATTGGTCTACGCCTTCAATGACACTCAGTTTTTGACGTATGGTATATTCAAACTTTTGAATCAGGAGGTCTTCTCGAGAGATCCTATCCTGAAAAGCGGTCTTTGCTCTTATTTCCTGAAAACTGCTTTGTATTGGACAATTGAAGAGACACCGTCCGATTATTGGACGCCCGAGCATCTAGTGTTTTGTGTTGATATTTGCTTTCAAAGACTGATTTCATGGGTGGAAACTGGATTCTGTCCAAACTATTTCATCAGAGAAAATAATATGTTTTTAGGAAAAGTACAAGAATGGCAGTTGGCATATATATCTTCTCGGCTCTCTGAAATACACAATGAAGGCTGGCGATGCTTGCTTAAATGTCATTCTCTGTCTCATCTTAAAAAGGCTTTGGAACGCGCTAGACAAGAGATAACACCACATTCTTTTCCAATATCGAAACCAGAGGAAGACTATAAAATCCTTGTGTCATCTTACAGCAAACCTGTAAGTAGAACACGCAAAGAAGATATTCTCGATTGTGGACTGTTTAGTGAAATACTTGCACGACAACCAAAAATGCCGTCGTTAGATATACTTGAATTAGAACTCAAGAATTCCCTGACATTAGAGATAAAGGAAAATATGGATTCTTCAGATATGGACATTATAAGGTTACGTCGCTATCACAATCTGTCACAGCTTGCATTGATATACCTGAATATTTCACTAACAAAATGTACAACTCGGGACCGCTACAAATACATTAGGAAAGCATTTTGCTACTTGAATCACACCCGATTTGCGGATATCAGCAAAGGGAATCTTACACTAGCTGCTGCTCATTATTGTCTTGGAAGATTTTCAGCAGCTCTATCATATATCAAAGAGTATGATGAACGTTTAGAAGCTGGTCTGGGATACATATACTGCAGCAGTCGTCACGGTGTCCAAACGTTTGGGAATTATGAGGAAAATATGTGTGGACAAGGATTTAGTTCCATGGAAAAAGCATCACTTGCAGTTTCGTATGATTTCGAAATCTTTAGGATGATGCCTCTCGTACCTATTGAAATAGCCCTGGAAGTGGTCATGATGAAACACACAGAGTCTCGTGTTGTCATCCCACCAAAAATGTACTCTGTGTTTCTGAAAATACTTTGCTATTCAAACATGAGCAATCTGAAGGTGGTGGAGGAATTGTCACTAACATTGAGAGACTGTCTAGCGTTCTCTAACCGGATCAACAGGCATTTAAACTACATCATGCTTGCAGTTACAGCAACCAAGTTAGGCAAATATGAAGATGCGTTACGATATTACTGTTTGGCCCACAATTGCAAGCGGATCCACATCATGAAGAATTCCGGCTGCCCCGAGTGGTACTCCAGGACCTCCTGTTTATTTTACATTGCACAGTTGCTTAGAATGTTGGTATGA